The following proteins come from a genomic window of Melospiza georgiana isolate bMelGeo1 chromosome 3, bMelGeo1.pri, whole genome shotgun sequence:
- the MRPL33 gene encoding large ribosomal subunit protein bL33m yields the protein MFLTAAALAKSKSKYILVRMKSAAETGYCFNIRRPRLQEKLVLLRYDPIAKQRVLFTEKRKIRSV from the exons ATGTTCCTGACGGCGGCGGCCC tggCTAAGAGCAAATCTAA GTACATTCTGGTGAGGATGAAGAGCGCTGCAGAGACAGGCTACTGCTTCAACATCAGGAGACCGCGGCTGCAGGAAAAACTGGTCCTGCTGAGATACGATCCCATCG CAAAACAACGTGTCCTCTtcacagagaagagaaaaatccGTTCTGTGTGA